A genome region from Gemmatimonadaceae bacterium includes the following:
- a CDS encoding DUF1499 domain-containing protein: MSAFPTRRLAALLLGGVMFGCSGTRPADLGVQAGRLRPCPGTPNCVSSEAGTPAEQLVKSFPAPGGAADLERLATLVRAWPRTEVVTATPGYLHAESTSLLMRFKDDVEFRYDAASGEIHVRSASRLGKSDLGVNRKRVEGLRDQWFARFGGAR, from the coding sequence GTGTCTGCTTTTCCCACCCGTCGGCTGGCGGCGCTGCTGCTGGGAGGCGTCATGTTCGGATGTTCGGGAACGCGACCGGCCGACCTCGGTGTGCAGGCCGGCCGGCTGCGTCCCTGCCCCGGGACGCCGAACTGCGTGAGCTCCGAGGCGGGCACGCCGGCTGAGCAGTTGGTGAAGAGCTTCCCGGCTCCGGGCGGCGCGGCGGACCTCGAGCGCCTGGCCACCCTCGTTCGGGCGTGGCCGCGCACCGAGGTCGTCACCGCGACGCCGGGCTACCTCCACGCCGAATCGACCAGCCTGCTGATGCGATTCAAGGACGATGTGGAGTTCCGCTACGACGCAGCCAGCGGCGAAATCCACGTCCGGTCGGCATCCCGGCTCGGGAAGAGTGACCTGGGCGTGAACCGCAAGCGGGTGGAAGGGCTGCGCGACCAGTGGTTCGCGCGCTTCGGCGGCGCGCGGTAG
- a CDS encoding RidA family protein has product MTDRAWTPIFLPDDVPPPVGAYTPAVRAGDFIHVSGQVPRDPRTGTLVGATVEAQAVQVLANIREILAQAGATLADVVAATVYLTNEQDWGAVNDIWKATFTAPYPSRTTVGARLRGILIEVTVVAYAPR; this is encoded by the coding sequence ATGACCGACCGTGCGTGGACACCGATCTTCCTCCCCGATGACGTGCCGCCGCCCGTCGGGGCCTACACGCCCGCAGTGCGGGCAGGCGACTTCATCCATGTCTCGGGACAGGTGCCGCGCGATCCGCGCACCGGCACGCTCGTCGGCGCCACCGTCGAGGCGCAAGCCGTCCAGGTGCTCGCGAACATCCGCGAGATCCTCGCGCAGGCCGGAGCCACGCTAGCCGATGTCGTTGCGGCCACGGTCTACCTCACCAACGAGCAGGACTGGGGCGCGGTCAACGACATCTGGAAGGCCACGTTCACGGCGCCCTATCCGTCGCGGACCACCGTCGGCGCGCGCCTGCGCGGCATCCTGATCGAGGTCACCGTCGTCGCCTACGCGCCGCGCTGA